The following are from one region of the Arachis duranensis cultivar V14167 chromosome 10, aradu.V14167.gnm2.J7QH, whole genome shotgun sequence genome:
- the LOC107470419 gene encoding O-fucosyltransferase 38 (The sequence of the model RefSeq protein was modified relative to this genomic sequence to represent the inferred CDS: added 46 bases not found in genome assembly), translated as MVNRGLHSHPSHGSSSLLASRFRARKLCGSAITFYTFFIFAFSFFLFLFYLRHFVPDEHQHHLPHPHPHPHPHSQSQSRSRSRSPQESSKYQYQEQLWDSPFSHALHSCLKPTAKYKGSQGFDGYLTVRSNGGLNQMRTGISDMVAVAHIMNATLVIPQLDKRSFWQDSSVFSDVFDEDHFIDSLKRDIRIVKELPKNLEAGPRARKHFTSWSGVGYYEEMKRLWNEYQVIHVAKSDSRLANNDLPLDIQRLRCRAMYQALRFSLPIEDLGKRLVDRLRSRGGRYIALHLRYEKDMLSFTGCTYGLTDAESEELRVLRENTNYWKVKKINSTEQRIGGFCPLTPKEVGVFLQALGFPPSTPIYIAAGEIYGGNTHLAELSSRFPNLVFKESLATPEELKAFTNHASQTAALDYIICVESDVFVPSHAGNMARAVEGHRRFLGHRKTINPDRKGLVEIFDKLETGELKEGAELAHLVQQMHKNRQGAPRRRLGSPAGIKGRARFRTEESFYENPYPECICGSRSKLEIT; from the exons ATGGTAAACAGGGGTTTGCACTCGCACCCCTCACACGGCTCCAGCAGCTTGTTGGCGTCAAGATTCCGAGCAAGGAAACTGTGCGGCAGCGCCATCACTTTCTACACTTTCTTCATTTTcgccttctccttcttcctcttcctcttctaccTCAGGCATTTCGTCCCCGACGAACACCAACATCACCTTCCTCACCCTCACCCTCACCCTCACCCTCACTCCCAATCCCAATCGAGATCTAGATCGAGATCTCCCCAG GAGTCAAGCAAGTACCAGTACCAGGAGCAACTTTGGGATTCTCCTTTCAGCCATGCCTTGCACAGCTGTCTCAAGCCAACTGCTAAATATAAAG GTTCCCAAGGATTTGATGGCTATCTCACCGTGAGAAGCAATGGTGGACTAAATCAAATGCGAACTGGT ATATCAGACATGGTAGCTGTGGCACATATAATGAATGCAACTTTAGTCATCCCTCAATTGGATAAACGTTCGTTCTGGCAAGACTCAAG TGTATTTTCAGATGTATTTGATGAGGATCATTTCATTGATTCCCTGAAAAGAGATATCAGAATTGTCAAGGAACTTCCCAAGAATCTGGAAGCTGGCCCCCGGGCCAGAAAACACTTTACTTCCTGGTCTGGTGTGGGTTACTATGAAGAGATGAAAAGGTTATGGAATGAGTATCAG GTGATACATGTTGCAAAATCTGATTCTCGTCTTGCAAACAATGATCTTCCTTTGGATATCCAGAGGTTGAGATGCCGTGCAATGTACCAGGCACTTCGGTTCTCTCTTCCCATTGAAGATTTAGGAAAG AGGTTGGTGGATCGACTAAGATCACGCGGGGGAAGATATATTGCTCTTCATCTGAGATATGAGAAAGACATGCTGTCTTTTACTGGTTGTACGTATGGTCTGACAGATGCAGAGTCTGAAGAGCTGAGAGTTTTGAG gGAGAATACAAATTATTGGAAAGTAAAGAAGATCAATTCAACGGAACAGAGAATTGGAGGATTTTGTCCATTGACACCCAAGGAGGTGGGTGTTTTTCTACAAGCTCTTGGCTTCCCCCCTTCAACACCAATATACATTGCAGCTGGGGAGATCTATGGTGGTAACACTCATCTTGCAGAGCTATCGTCCCGCTTCCCCAATTTAGTCTTTAAG GAATCCCTTGCGACACCTGAAGAGCTGAAAGCTTTCACCAATCATGCATCTCAGACTGCTGCACTGGACTACATAATCTGTGTAGAGAGTGATGTATTTGTTCCATCACATGCAGGA GGAAGACAATCAATCCAGACAG gAAAGGACTCGTTGAAATTTTTGATAAGCTGGAGACTGGAGAGCTAAAAGAAGGAGCAGAATTAGCACATCTTGTGCAGCAGATGCACAAGAACAG GCAAGGAGCTCCAAGGAGAAGGTTAGGTTCCCCGGCAGGAATTAAGGGACGAGCACGTTTTAGGACTGAAGAGTCCTTTTATGAAAATCCATACCCCGAGTGTATTTGTGGTTCTAGAAGCAAACTGGAAATTACATGA